From Achromobacter spanius, a single genomic window includes:
- the obgE gene encoding GTPase ObgE, translating into MKFVDEATIEVVAGKGGNGVASFRREKFIPRGGPDGGDGGRGGTIYAVADRNINTLIDFRYARLHRAKNGENGRGSDQYGAAAPDITLRVPVGTIIHDADTGEVLFDLNKHEQQVVLAAGGQGGMGNIHFKSSVNRAPKQWTPGKEGEHRYLRMELKVLADVGLLGLPNAGKSTLITRISNAKPKIADYPFTTLHPNLGVVRTSPSRSFVVADIPGLIEGASEGAGLGHLFLRHLARTRVLLHLVDVSTPDPDADPVEQAVTDARAIVEELRRYDADLAAKPRWLILNKLDMVPDPEDTKRRFLELYGWTGPVFGISGLSGEGTQDLIYALQDYLDAEREKEQLAQDQAEGTYVAPDPRFDETRSDADKPAAPRGGNE; encoded by the coding sequence ATGAAATTCGTAGACGAAGCCACCATTGAAGTGGTCGCCGGTAAAGGCGGCAATGGCGTGGCGAGCTTTCGCCGCGAAAAATTCATTCCCCGTGGCGGTCCCGACGGCGGCGACGGTGGCCGCGGCGGCACCATCTACGCGGTGGCCGATCGCAACATCAACACGCTGATCGACTTCCGCTACGCGCGCCTGCACCGCGCCAAGAACGGCGAAAACGGCCGCGGCTCGGACCAATACGGCGCAGCCGCTCCGGACATCACCCTGCGCGTGCCGGTGGGCACGATCATCCATGACGCCGACACCGGCGAAGTCCTGTTCGATCTGAACAAGCACGAACAGCAAGTCGTGCTGGCCGCCGGCGGCCAAGGCGGCATGGGCAACATCCATTTCAAGTCCAGCGTGAACCGCGCGCCCAAGCAGTGGACGCCGGGCAAGGAAGGCGAGCACCGCTACCTGCGCATGGAACTGAAGGTGCTGGCCGACGTGGGCCTGCTGGGCCTGCCCAACGCCGGCAAGTCGACGCTGATCACCCGCATCTCCAACGCCAAGCCGAAGATCGCCGACTATCCGTTCACCACGCTGCATCCCAACCTGGGCGTGGTGCGCACGTCGCCGTCGCGCAGCTTCGTCGTGGCCGACATTCCGGGCCTGATCGAAGGCGCCTCCGAAGGCGCCGGTCTGGGCCACCTGTTCCTGCGCCATCTGGCGCGCACCCGCGTGCTGCTGCACCTGGTGGACGTGTCCACGCCCGACCCGGACGCTGATCCCGTCGAGCAGGCCGTCACGGACGCGCGCGCCATCGTCGAGGAACTGCGCCGCTATGACGCCGACCTGGCCGCCAAGCCGCGCTGGCTGATCCTGAACAAGCTGGACATGGTCCCCGATCCCGAGGACACCAAGCGCCGCTTCCTCGAACTCTACGGCTGGACCGGTCCGGTGTTCGGCATCTCGGGCCTGTCGGGCGAAGGCACGCAGGATCTGATCTACGCGCTGCAGGACTACCTGGACGCCGAACGCGAGAAGGAACAGCTTGCGCAGGATCAGGCCGAAGGCACCTACGTGGCGCCGGATCCCCGCTTTGACGAGACGCGCAGCGATGCGGACAAGCCGGCTGCGCCGCGCGGCGGTAACGAATAA
- the proB gene encoding glutamate 5-kinase, whose product MSAESPAVSVVTHAQRIVAKVGSSLVTNEGRGLDRAAVAHWAAQIAALHKQGKQIVLVSSGAIAEGMARLGWRKRPSVMHELQAAAAVGQMGLCQAYEAAFAEHGLRTAQILLTHEDLADRHRYLNARSTLFALLRLGVVPIVNENDTVVTDEIRLGDNDTLGALVTNLIEADTLVILTDQRGLYDSDPRKNPQAKFISHAQAGEPALEAMAGGAGSGIGTGGMLTKVLAAKRAAHSGAHTVIASGRERNVLTRLAQGECIGSELQAVLPVWSARKQWLADHLRLRGRVVLDDGAVQALLREGKSLLPIGVTDVEGEFGRGDVVACVDSQGQECARGLINYSSADTRRILRQPSSQIARILGSMTEPELMHRDNLVVL is encoded by the coding sequence ATGTCTGCTGAATCACCCGCCGTTTCCGTCGTCACTCACGCCCAGCGCATTGTCGCCAAAGTCGGCTCATCGCTGGTCACCAACGAAGGCCGAGGCCTGGACCGCGCCGCCGTCGCGCACTGGGCCGCGCAGATCGCCGCCCTGCACAAGCAGGGCAAGCAGATCGTGCTGGTGTCCAGCGGCGCCATCGCCGAAGGCATGGCGCGCCTGGGCTGGCGCAAGCGCCCGTCGGTCATGCACGAACTGCAGGCCGCGGCCGCCGTGGGCCAGATGGGACTGTGCCAGGCCTACGAGGCCGCCTTCGCGGAACACGGACTGCGCACCGCGCAGATCCTGCTGACCCACGAAGACCTGGCCGACCGCCATCGCTACCTGAACGCGCGCAGCACGCTGTTCGCGTTGCTGCGTCTGGGCGTCGTGCCCATCGTGAACGAAAACGACACCGTCGTGACCGATGAGATCCGCCTCGGCGACAACGACACGCTGGGCGCGCTGGTCACCAACCTGATCGAAGCCGACACGCTGGTCATCCTGACCGACCAGCGCGGCCTGTACGACTCGGATCCGCGCAAGAATCCCCAAGCCAAATTCATCTCGCATGCCCAGGCCGGCGAACCCGCGCTGGAAGCCATGGCGGGCGGCGCGGGCAGCGGCATCGGCACCGGCGGCATGCTGACCAAGGTGCTGGCCGCCAAGCGCGCGGCGCACAGCGGCGCGCATACCGTCATCGCATCGGGCCGCGAACGCAACGTGCTGACGCGACTGGCCCAGGGCGAGTGCATCGGCAGCGAACTGCAGGCCGTCCTGCCGGTATGGTCGGCGCGCAAGCAATGGTTGGCCGATCACCTGCGGCTGCGTGGCCGGGTTGTGCTGGACGATGGCGCCGTGCAAGCGTTGCTTCGCGAAGGCAAGAGCCTCTTGCCCATCGGCGTGACCGACGTCGAAGGCGAGTTCGGCCGCGGCGACGTCGTGGCGTGCGTGGACAGCCAGGGCCAGGAATGCGCCCGCGGGCTGATCAATTATTCGTCTGCCGACACGCGCCGCATTTTGCGCCAGCCGTCGTCACAGATCGCGCGCATTCTGGGCAGCATGACCGAACCCGAGCTCATGCATCGGGACAACCTGGTGGTGCTGTAA
- a CDS encoding winged helix-turn-helix domain-containing protein has product MPSEDVAGWRLAAVLRQFQWDTRVFASVDALQEQLPDDAPDLLALQGPCAGIADLIGRLRHAAPGARVVWQDGGATAVQRAAALDAGVDACVPAGTEPLEWDALLRSLYRRARCGPGAWRVVSPGRVLVGPAGQRLPFTLRERAVLVRLFNAPGHCLHRENFFPAETRDPLDTARRVDVVVSRLRSKARRFNIELPLLAVRGWGYILLPEGAGRAPSGMDGA; this is encoded by the coding sequence ATGCCATCTGAGGACGTGGCGGGGTGGCGGCTTGCCGCTGTGTTGCGCCAATTTCAATGGGACACCCGCGTCTTCGCATCGGTGGACGCGTTGCAGGAACAGCTGCCCGATGACGCGCCGGATCTGCTCGCGTTGCAGGGGCCGTGCGCCGGCATTGCCGACCTTATCGGCCGCTTGCGTCACGCCGCGCCCGGTGCGCGGGTGGTGTGGCAAGACGGTGGCGCCACCGCGGTCCAGCGCGCGGCGGCGCTGGACGCGGGCGTGGACGCCTGTGTGCCGGCCGGCACCGAGCCCCTGGAATGGGATGCGCTGTTGCGCAGCCTGTACCGGCGCGCGCGATGCGGACCGGGGGCGTGGCGCGTCGTGTCGCCGGGACGCGTGCTGGTGGGTCCCGCCGGTCAACGCCTGCCGTTCACGCTTCGCGAGCGCGCCGTGCTGGTGCGGTTGTTCAATGCGCCGGGCCACTGTCTTCATCGCGAAAACTTCTTTCCGGCGGAAACGCGCGATCCCCTGGACACCGCGCGGCGCGTGGACGTCGTCGTGTCCCGACTGCGCAGCAAGGCGCGCCGGTTCAATATCGAACTTCCGCTATTGGCGGTGCGGGGGTGGGGATACATCCTGCTGCCCGAGGGCGCGGGCAGGGCGCCGTCGGGGATGGACGGCGCCTGA
- a CDS encoding helix-turn-helix transcriptional regulator produces MKHARLLRGHTQKALARLVRISQSAIGSYESGLRHSSRSARKLAQVLKIEVEWLETGKGPMELPLEAYDLSNTVPVSGVSDAAPRPGGRPRPLAPWPYPNISPSQFESLTPDERAMLEALTQTFIETTLLRRGVKPRGRKIG; encoded by the coding sequence CTGAAGCATGCGCGTCTTCTTCGTGGCCACACGCAGAAGGCGCTCGCCCGCTTGGTGCGCATCTCCCAAAGTGCTATTGGCAGCTACGAAAGTGGTCTGCGGCATTCGAGCCGATCCGCGCGCAAGCTGGCGCAGGTGTTGAAGATCGAAGTCGAATGGCTGGAAACCGGCAAGGGTCCCATGGAGCTTCCCCTGGAAGCCTACGACTTGAGCAATACCGTGCCAGTATCAGGCGTTTCCGACGCGGCGCCGCGTCCCGGCGGACGGCCGCGGCCCCTGGCGCCGTGGCCCTACCCCAACATTTCGCCCTCGCAGTTCGAATCGCTGACGCCCGACGAACGGGCAATGCTCGAAGCGTTAACCCAGACCTTCATCGAAACGACCCTGCTTCGCCGCGGCGTCAAGCCGCGCGGCCGCAAGATCGGCTGA
- a CDS encoding SecDF P1 head subdomain-containing protein: MQLNLRTLAPALVVVTLALAGCKTAPTKTSDAAATPQAGQQSATPATAARVDFYLAKREPGAGLREVSLPDGKLYLQETPVLTRADLTDAAALVDRQGQNFVGLRFSEAGTRKLTTVSTANVGSVLALVIDQELVAAPLIGEPLNRGVLAFGVPSAQAASEIAARIRGDAAPAAGGTAPAPAPAPAAKP, from the coding sequence ATGCAACTGAACCTACGCACTTTGGCGCCCGCCCTCGTTGTCGTGACATTGGCGCTAGCGGGTTGCAAGACCGCCCCGACTAAGACGTCCGACGCCGCGGCCACGCCTCAGGCGGGTCAGCAATCGGCCACGCCCGCGACCGCCGCGCGCGTGGATTTCTATTTGGCAAAGCGCGAACCTGGCGCCGGCCTGCGTGAAGTCAGCCTCCCGGACGGCAAGCTCTATCTGCAGGAAACGCCCGTCCTCACGCGCGCTGACCTGACCGATGCCGCCGCGCTGGTCGACCGTCAAGGCCAGAATTTCGTTGGCCTGCGTTTCTCCGAGGCCGGCACGCGCAAGCTCACCACCGTCAGCACCGCCAACGTCGGCAGCGTGCTCGCCCTGGTGATCGATCAGGAACTGGTTGCCGCACCGCTGATCGGCGAACCGCTCAACCGTGGCGTTCTGGCGTTTGGCGTGCCGTCGGCTCAGGCCGCCTCTGAAATCGCCGCACGCATCCGTGGCGACGCCGCACCCGCGGCAGGTGGCACGGCCCCCGCGCCGGCGCCTGCGCCCGCCGCCAAGCCCTGA
- the thiC gene encoding phosphomethylpyrimidine synthase ThiC gives MNANPKFLAATAEVDAAAVAPLPKSRRVYEVGSRPDIRVPFREIEQDDTPTMFGGEKNPPLTVYDCSGPYTDPEAKIDIRRGLPALRRVWIEERGDTELLSGPTSDYGKSRLTDPKLTAMRFDLQRPPRRAKPGANVSQMHYARRGIITPEMEYVAIRESLRREHYLQTLRDSGPDGEKMVKRLLRQHPGQSFGASIPAAITPEFVRDEIARGRAIIPANINHPEVEPMAIGRNFLVKINANIGNSAVSSGIGEEVEKMTWAIRWGGDTVMDLSTGKHIHETREWIIRNSPVPIGTVPIYQALEKVDGKAEDLTWEIFRDTLIEQAEQGVDYFTIHAGVRLPFIPMTADRMTGIVSRGGSIMAKWCLAHHKESFLYERFEEICEIMRAYDVSFSLGDGLRPGSGYDANDEAQFAELKTLGELTQVAWKHDVQVMIEGPGHVPMQMIKENMELQLEHCHEAPFYTLGPLTTDIAPGYDHITSGIGAALIGWYGTAMLCYVTPKEHLGLPNKKDVKDGIITYKIAAHAADLAKGHPGAAIRDNALSKARFEFRWDDQFNLGLDPDTAKEFHDETLPKDSMKVAHFCSMCGPHFCSMKITQDVRDYAAAQGVSEKEALAKGMQEKSVEFVRKGSEVYHRQ, from the coding sequence ATGAACGCCAATCCCAAATTCCTGGCCGCTACCGCCGAAGTCGACGCGGCGGCCGTCGCACCGCTGCCCAAATCCCGCCGCGTGTATGAAGTGGGCTCGCGCCCCGACATCCGCGTGCCCTTCCGGGAAATCGAACAGGACGACACCCCGACGATGTTCGGCGGCGAAAAGAACCCGCCGCTGACGGTGTATGACTGTAGCGGTCCCTACACGGACCCCGAAGCGAAGATCGACATCCGCCGCGGCCTGCCGGCACTGCGCCGCGTCTGGATCGAGGAGCGCGGCGATACGGAGCTGCTGTCGGGCCCGACCAGCGATTACGGCAAATCGCGGCTGACCGACCCGAAGCTGACGGCGATGCGCTTTGACCTGCAACGTCCGCCGCGCCGTGCGAAGCCGGGCGCCAACGTGTCGCAGATGCACTACGCGCGCCGCGGCATCATCACGCCGGAAATGGAGTACGTGGCGATCCGCGAAAGCCTGCGCCGCGAACACTACCTGCAAACGCTGCGCGACAGCGGCCCGGACGGCGAGAAGATGGTCAAGCGCCTGCTGCGCCAGCATCCGGGCCAATCGTTCGGCGCATCGATCCCGGCCGCGATCACGCCGGAATTCGTGCGCGACGAAATCGCCCGCGGCCGCGCGATCATTCCGGCGAACATCAATCACCCGGAAGTGGAACCGATGGCCATCGGCCGCAATTTCCTGGTGAAGATCAACGCAAACATCGGCAATTCCGCGGTCAGCTCGGGCATCGGCGAGGAAGTGGAAAAGATGACGTGGGCGATCCGCTGGGGCGGCGACACGGTGATGGACCTGTCCACGGGCAAGCACATCCACGAAACCCGCGAATGGATCATCCGCAATTCGCCGGTGCCGATCGGCACGGTGCCGATCTACCAGGCGCTGGAGAAGGTGGACGGCAAGGCCGAGGACCTGACCTGGGAGATTTTCCGCGACACGCTGATCGAGCAGGCGGAGCAAGGCGTGGACTATTTCACGATCCACGCGGGCGTGCGTCTGCCGTTCATCCCGATGACGGCAGACCGGATGACGGGCATCGTGTCGCGGGGCGGCTCGATCATGGCGAAGTGGTGCCTGGCGCATCACAAGGAGAGCTTCCTGTACGAACGCTTCGAAGAGATCTGCGAGATCATGAGGGCGTACGACGTGAGCTTTTCGCTGGGCGACGGCCTGCGCCCGGGCTCGGGCTACGACGCGAACGACGAGGCGCAATTCGCCGAACTGAAGACGCTGGGCGAGCTGACGCAGGTGGCCTGGAAGCACGACGTACAGGTGATGATCGAAGGCCCTGGGCATGTGCCGATGCAGATGATCAAGGAAAACATGGAGCTGCAGCTGGAACACTGCCACGAGGCGCCGTTCTACACGCTGGGGCCATTGACGACGGATATCGCGCCTGGCTATGACCACATCACGTCGGGTATCGGCGCGGCATTGATCGGGTGGTATGGCACGGCGATGCTTTGCTACGTGACGCCGAAGGAGCACCTGGGGCTGCCGAACAAGAAGGACGTGAAGGACGGCATCATCACGTACAAGATCGCGGCGCATGCGGCCGACCTTGCCAAGGGGCATCCGGGCGCAGCGATTCGCGACAACGCGCTATCGAAGGCGCGGTTCGAGTTCCGTTGGGATGATCAGTTCAACCTGGGACTGGATCCGGATACGGCGAAGGAGTTTCATGACGAAACGCTGCCGAAGGATTCGATGAAGGTGGCGCACTTCTGCTCGATGTGCGGACCGCATTTCTGCAGCATGAAGATCACGCAGGACGTGCGGGATTATGCGGCGGCTCAGGGGGTCAGCGAGAAAGAGGCGCTGGCGAAGGGGATGCAGGAGAAGTCGGTGGAGTTCGTGCGGAAAGGGAGTGAGGTTTATCACCGGCAGTGA
- a CDS encoding IS110 family transposase, translated as MDERIKFFVGLDVHGDSIAMSVCEAGREPGRFVSTLTPDVQALLKTLSKYGAARQVSVVYEAGPTGYGLYRALSDRGYRCEIIAPSLTPRRPGERIKTDRRDSLRLAELSRAGELKAIWVPDQAHEALRNLWRAREDAVNLRLQARQQLKAFLLRQGRRYPGKTSWNKTHQRWIAEQHFDHPADYIALAEYQLAVQAAQDRVQRLTTALEHAIEGWRQEPTVAALRALRGIDTVSAIGLVCEIGDIARFGSARQLMGYLGLVPSEHSSGNSVRRGSITKTGNAHARRLLTEAAWNYRFPARMSQALRDRSATLSPSIRTHAWKAQVRLCSRFAHLSARGVQANKVCVAVARELTGFIWAIARQSLPDNTHHQ; from the coding sequence ATGGACGAGCGTATCAAGTTTTTCGTTGGTCTGGATGTGCACGGTGACAGCATTGCGATGTCCGTGTGCGAGGCCGGGCGGGAGCCCGGCCGGTTTGTCAGCACGCTTACGCCAGACGTGCAGGCGTTGCTCAAGACCCTAAGCAAATATGGTGCCGCACGGCAGGTCAGCGTGGTCTATGAGGCTGGGCCGACGGGCTATGGGCTATATCGTGCGCTGAGCGATCGGGGCTATCGCTGCGAGATCATTGCGCCGTCATTGACCCCGCGTCGCCCGGGCGAGCGCATCAAGACGGACCGGCGCGACAGCTTGCGACTGGCCGAGCTGTCGCGGGCTGGGGAGCTCAAGGCCATCTGGGTGCCTGACCAGGCCCACGAGGCGCTGCGCAATCTCTGGCGGGCTCGCGAAGACGCCGTCAACCTGCGCCTGCAAGCGCGCCAGCAGCTCAAGGCATTTTTGCTGCGCCAAGGCCGGCGCTATCCCGGCAAGACATCCTGGAACAAGACGCACCAACGCTGGATTGCGGAGCAGCATTTTGACCATCCTGCCGATTACATCGCGCTAGCCGAGTATCAACTGGCCGTGCAAGCGGCTCAAGATCGCGTACAGCGTCTGACGACGGCGCTCGAGCACGCCATTGAAGGTTGGCGCCAGGAGCCGACCGTGGCTGCGCTCAGGGCGCTGCGTGGTATCGATACGGTCAGCGCAATCGGCTTAGTGTGCGAGATCGGCGACATCGCCCGCTTTGGTAGTGCTCGCCAGCTTATGGGTTACCTCGGGCTAGTGCCATCGGAGCATTCCAGTGGCAACAGCGTACGCCGGGGTTCGATTACCAAAACCGGTAACGCACACGCCCGGCGGCTTCTGACCGAAGCGGCCTGGAACTACCGCTTCCCGGCGCGCATGAGTCAAGCGCTGCGCGACCGAAGCGCGACACTTTCTCCCAGTATCCGCACCCACGCCTGGAAAGCTCAGGTGCGTTTGTGCTCCAGATTTGCACATCTATCGGCCCGAGGCGTGCAGGCGAATAAAGTCTGCGTAGCCGTGGCGCGGGAACTGACCGGCTTCATCTGGGCCATTGCGCGCCAATCGCTGCCCGACAACACACATCATCAATGA